One genomic region from Terriglobus aquaticus encodes:
- a CDS encoding PEP-CTERM sorting domain-containing protein, whose amino-acid sequence MSTPEQSSLALLGTGVLGVIVAARRRFAA is encoded by the coding sequence TTGTCCACCCCGGAGCAATCCAGCCTGGCTCTACTCGGCACCGGTGTCCTGGGTGTGATCGTTGCAGCACGTCGTCGCTTCGCTGCGTAG
- a CDS encoding superoxide dismutase family protein, whose protein sequence is MSLNPRLQVTNRDGSIVIHERGDDMRTGPSGDSGNRIACGVIPSKR, encoded by the coding sequence GTGAGCCTCAATCCGCGACTGCAGGTTACAAACCGAGATGGGTCAATCGTTATCCACGAGAGAGGAGATGACATGAGAACAGGCCCTTCAGGCGACTCTGGCAATCGAATCGCATGTGGTGTCATCCCTTCGAAGCGATGA
- a CDS encoding efflux RND transporter permease subunit, with product MSGFSIRNPYLIVVLCLVMMILGTVSAADMPVDMFPAVNLPVVAVATFYSGMPPAQIETNITYHLERQFTLASGIDHMESRSLPGVSLIRVYFRAGTDADADAATISSLAMSDLRDMPPGTYPPVILKQDAASIPVNLVTLSGSGLDESKLKDLGQNFVRNQLANVPGASVPQPFGGRWRQIMLYADPYKLEANQLSPMDVVRAVNDANVILPAGDVEIGRNDYDLYTNSMLGGASDIAQLPLKMVGQSPVRVGDVATAQDSFSRQFNVVRVNGQRAVYLPIFKAGADANTISIVEGVRATLKKLYDVPASLKTLVVFDQSRFVKTAITTLLHEGGIGLFLTCLMILVFLGSMRATLAVFFSIPLSLLTTFFVLKLTGSSINSMVLGGLALALSRLIDNSVVVLENIFRHLEGGEAPVVAAEKGGQEVALPVLAGTLTTVVVFFPVTMLYGVSRFLFSALALAVVISLFASYFVALTVVPLFCARFIKSPHGDVVHESAEAEHAISAAPSRRPSFGARFNASFTRGFDAMLHRYDASVNKVLEAPKLVLAAFGVVFLLSLLLFPLLGLSFFPRTDAGQFVINFKAPSGTKLTETEAEAAKIEGIVRGIVSKHDMGLAVTNIGVDPGFSALFTPNAATHTGFTQVALTEDHSVSSYAYIDRVKSALANQMPELQTFFSSGSLVDGVLNMGAPAPIDIRVAGNNINDDYATAQSIAEKVRRISGVADVYIPQDIDYPSLRIAVDRTRADELGLTEKEIVSNIITALTSNQMIAPSVWIDPKSGNNYFLTVQYKEGQVKSLEDLKAIPLHGRGITQPTRLDMVADIQQFKAPTELDHTQIRRFVDVYVRPQKESLNGIARQIDQIVASAHPPQGIDVTLTGSVNSMNASFRSFAIGLTLSVLLLFLILVAQFRSFIDPFIILLALPPGITGVIVALLLWGTTLNVMSLMGVVMLAGIALSNSILIVEFAHHLMKEGMAVREAITTSCRVRLRPILMTSLATWIGLLPMALKLGEGSEAYAPLAQALIGGLTVSVVLTVFLVPAGFFLVYRDQGPTIS from the coding sequence ATGTCAGGATTCTCCATACGTAACCCTTACCTGATCGTTGTGCTCTGCCTGGTCATGATGATTCTGGGTACGGTCAGCGCCGCGGATATGCCCGTGGACATGTTCCCGGCCGTCAACTTACCTGTCGTTGCGGTAGCCACCTTCTACTCGGGAATGCCACCCGCGCAGATCGAAACCAATATCACCTACCACCTGGAGCGCCAGTTCACCCTGGCCAGCGGCATCGATCACATGGAGTCGCGCTCGCTTCCCGGTGTAAGCCTGATCCGCGTCTACTTTCGCGCGGGTACGGACGCGGACGCCGATGCGGCAACCATCTCCTCGCTCGCCATGAGCGATCTGCGCGACATGCCTCCGGGCACGTATCCGCCCGTCATCCTCAAGCAGGACGCAGCGAGTATTCCTGTGAACCTGGTGACGCTCTCCGGTTCAGGACTGGACGAGAGCAAGCTGAAGGATCTGGGGCAAAACTTCGTTCGCAACCAGCTTGCAAACGTGCCGGGAGCATCGGTTCCGCAGCCCTTCGGCGGGCGCTGGCGGCAGATCATGCTCTACGCCGATCCCTACAAGCTCGAGGCCAACCAGCTTAGCCCGATGGATGTGGTGCGCGCCGTGAACGACGCCAACGTCATTCTGCCCGCGGGCGATGTCGAGATCGGGCGGAACGACTATGACCTCTACACCAACTCCATGCTGGGCGGCGCAAGCGACATCGCGCAGCTTCCGCTCAAGATGGTTGGGCAATCGCCGGTGCGCGTCGGTGACGTCGCGACCGCGCAGGACTCCTTCAGCAGGCAGTTCAACGTGGTGCGCGTGAACGGCCAGCGTGCCGTGTACCTGCCGATCTTTAAGGCGGGAGCCGACGCTAACACGATCTCGATCGTGGAGGGTGTCCGCGCGACGCTCAAGAAGCTATATGACGTTCCGGCCTCGCTCAAGACGTTGGTCGTCTTCGACCAGTCGCGCTTTGTGAAGACCGCCATTACAACGCTGCTGCATGAGGGCGGCATCGGTCTGTTCCTCACCTGCCTGATGATCCTGGTTTTCCTTGGCAGCATGCGGGCGACCCTGGCCGTCTTCTTCTCCATTCCCCTTTCGCTGCTCACTACCTTCTTTGTTCTGAAGCTCACGGGCAGTTCCATCAACAGCATGGTCCTGGGTGGACTGGCTCTTGCGCTGTCCCGGTTGATCGACAACTCGGTTGTGGTCCTCGAAAACATCTTCCGCCACCTGGAGGGCGGCGAAGCGCCGGTGGTGGCTGCAGAAAAAGGCGGCCAGGAAGTCGCGCTGCCGGTACTTGCAGGCACGCTCACCACGGTGGTTGTCTTCTTTCCCGTCACCATGTTGTACGGTGTGAGCCGGTTTCTCTTCTCGGCACTCGCGCTGGCCGTTGTCATTTCGCTGTTCGCTTCCTACTTCGTCGCACTCACCGTGGTCCCACTCTTTTGCGCACGCTTCATCAAGAGTCCGCATGGTGATGTTGTCCACGAATCGGCGGAGGCGGAGCATGCAATCAGCGCGGCACCCTCCAGGCGGCCAAGCTTTGGTGCACGCTTCAACGCGAGCTTCACGCGCGGTTTTGACGCCATGCTGCACCGCTACGACGCCTCGGTGAACAAGGTGCTCGAGGCTCCCAAACTTGTGCTCGCCGCGTTTGGTGTCGTGTTCCTGCTGAGCCTTCTTCTTTTTCCTCTGCTCGGGCTGTCATTCTTTCCCCGCACCGACGCCGGCCAGTTCGTTATCAACTTCAAGGCACCTTCGGGCACCAAGCTGACCGAAACGGAAGCCGAAGCAGCAAAGATCGAGGGCATCGTTCGCGGCATCGTCTCCAAGCACGACATGGGTCTGGCCGTGACGAATATCGGCGTCGATCCTGGCTTCTCTGCCCTCTTCACACCGAATGCTGCGACGCACACCGGATTCACGCAGGTAGCACTCACTGAGGATCACTCGGTCAGCAGCTACGCCTACATTGACCGGGTAAAGTCCGCGCTGGCGAACCAGATGCCGGAGCTGCAGACCTTCTTCTCCAGCGGCAGTCTTGTCGATGGCGTACTCAACATGGGCGCTCCCGCTCCCATCGATATCCGGGTGGCAGGCAACAACATCAACGACGACTACGCGACAGCCCAGTCGATTGCCGAGAAGGTACGCCGCATCTCCGGAGTCGCAGACGTATACATCCCCCAGGACATCGACTACCCCTCTCTCCGCATCGCGGTAGACCGCACCCGCGCAGACGAGCTTGGCCTGACTGAGAAAGAGATCGTCTCCAACATCATCACCGCGCTCACCTCAAACCAGATGATCGCGCCCAGCGTTTGGATCGATCCAAAGAGCGGCAACAATTACTTCCTCACCGTTCAGTACAAGGAGGGTCAGGTCAAGTCGTTGGAAGACCTGAAGGCGATCCCGCTGCACGGCAGGGGCATCACGCAACCGACCCGGCTGGATATGGTGGCGGACATCCAGCAGTTCAAAGCACCCACGGAACTGGACCACACGCAGATCCGCCGCTTTGTTGACGTCTACGTTCGTCCACAGAAAGAAAGCCTGAACGGCATCGCCAGGCAGATCGACCAGATTGTTGCGTCTGCACATCCGCCTCAAGGAATCGACGTAACCCTGACCGGAAGCGTGAACTCGATGAACGCGTCGTTCCGCAGCTTCGCTATCGGGCTCACCCTGTCGGTTCTTCTGCTCTTTCTTATTCTCGTGGCGCAGTTCCGCTCCTTCATCGATCCGTTTATCATTCTGCTGGCTCTCCCTCCGGGCATCACAGGAGTAATCGTCGCCCTGCTGCTGTGGGGCACCACACTCAATGTCATGTCGCTGATGGGTGTCGTCATGCTCGCCGGCATCGCACTGTCCAACAGCATCCTGATCGTGGAGTTCGCTCACCACTTGATGAAAGAGGGCATGGCAGTGCGTGAAGCGATCACCACATCGTGCCGGGTACGCCTCCGCCCCATCCTCATGACCTCCTTGGCCACTTGGATCGGTCTGCTTCCAATGGCCCTCAAGCTCGGGGAAGGCAGCGAAGCCTACGCGCCTTTGGCTCAGGCGCTTATCGGAGGCCTCACCGTCTCCGTAGTTCTCACAGTGTTTCTTGTCCCCGCCGGCTTCTTCCTCGTCTATCGAGACCAAGGCCCGACCATTTCGTGA